The Blautia hydrogenotrophica DSM 10507 genome window below encodes:
- the rsmB gene encoding 16S rRNA (cytosine(967)-C(5))-methyltransferase RsmB — translation MISGMNTRELILGILLAVNEEGEPSHRVIREVLTKHQFLPKQERAFITRVCEGTLEYQITIDYILNHFSKVKTDKMKPVIREILRSSVYQLKYMDSVPDSAVCNEAVKLAQKKGFYNLKPFVNGVLRTIAREMEEVPYPERSDLENHLSVKYSMPPFLVQKWLREYGEEITEKMLADFLTERPTTVRCRQYLTNQEETLESIREQGIQVSPAPYLDYAFYLSGYNHILTIQAFLEGKIQVQDVSSMLVAEVAAPKKGDQILDLCAAPGGKSLHVADKMAGFGMVEARDLTEYKVGLIQENIVRAGTINVQTRCMDATVLDIDSEDSADIVLADVPCSGYGVIGKKPDIKYKVTPSKQEEIVILQRKILDRAARYVKRGGTLVYSTCTIAKEENQENVSWFLENYPFEAVELDSCLPQELCCETTKLGYLQLLPGVHKTDGFFIAKFKRKR, via the coding sequence GGGGATTCTTTTGGCTGTGAATGAGGAGGGAGAGCCGAGTCATCGTGTGATTCGCGAGGTCTTGACAAAGCACCAGTTTCTTCCAAAACAGGAGCGGGCTTTCATCACGAGAGTGTGCGAGGGAACCTTAGAGTATCAGATTACCATAGACTATATCTTAAATCATTTTTCTAAAGTGAAGACAGATAAGATGAAGCCCGTGATTCGGGAAATATTAAGAAGCAGCGTCTATCAGCTTAAATACATGGACAGCGTGCCGGATTCGGCAGTCTGCAATGAGGCTGTAAAGCTGGCTCAAAAGAAAGGCTTCTATAATCTAAAGCCATTTGTAAACGGTGTGCTGCGCACCATCGCCAGAGAGATGGAAGAGGTTCCTTATCCGGAACGCTCAGATTTAGAGAACCATCTGTCTGTCAAATACTCGATGCCGCCGTTTTTGGTTCAAAAATGGCTGAGGGAGTACGGCGAGGAAATTACGGAGAAGATGCTGGCTGATTTTCTCACGGAGCGGCCGACGACAGTTCGGTGCCGGCAATACCTGACAAACCAGGAGGAGACGCTGGAAAGCATCCGGGAACAGGGGATTCAAGTGAGTCCGGCGCCGTATCTGGACTATGCGTTTTACCTCTCGGGATACAATCATATCTTGACTATCCAGGCTTTTTTGGAGGGCAAGATACAGGTGCAGGATGTGAGCTCCATGTTGGTGGCAGAGGTTGCGGCTCCTAAAAAGGGAGACCAGATATTAGATTTGTGTGCGGCACCTGGCGGAAAGAGTCTGCATGTTGCGGATAAGATGGCTGGGTTTGGGATGGTGGAAGCCAGAGATCTGACAGAGTACAAAGTGGGGTTGATTCAGGAGAATATCGTAAGAGCTGGGACGATCAATGTCCAGACACGTTGTATGGATGCCACGGTTTTGGATATCGACTCGGAAGACTCGGCAGACATCGTCTTGGCGGATGTTCCGTGCTCCGGCTACGGGGTCATCGGAAAGAAACCAGATATCAAATACAAAGTCACGCCATCTAAGCAGGAGGAAATTGTGATACTCCAGCGCAAAATTTTAGACCGGGCAGCCAGGTACGTAAAAAGAGGAGGAACTCTTGTATACAGTACCTGTACGATAGCAAAAGAGGAGAACCAGGAAAACGTATCGTGGTTTCTGGAAAACTATCCCTTTGAGGCTGTGGAGCTGGATTCTTGTCTGCCTCAGGAGCTTTGCTGTGAGACTACGAAGCTAGGATATCTGCAGCTTTTGCCCGGGGTACATAAAACAGATGGGTTCTTTATAGCGAAATTTAAAAGGAAGAGATAA